In Babesia bovis T2Bo chromosome 3, whole genome shotgun sequence, the genomic window ACAAATACACCAAGGTTGCAAAGGGTACTAAATATACGGATTAGATAGCCTAGGGGTCATGTCAGATCCACTGTCAAAACCAATGAATTAGCCTATAGTTGCAATGATCTACAGTGATAAACCTTCTTTGTGACGTTACCAAAACACACATTAcaatatgttatatgcCTATATATGCATAGATACAATACCTTCAAAGGGGTAAAGTTAACAACACTGGGTGTATTATCACATCATAGTTAATCACTGTACACTAACACGTGTACACATCGCATTATAATAAACTAATCATTAATACGATACGATCAACCAATAGTATACTTTTCTATACACTGCCCATAAACTATTGCATTACGATATACTTACCTGTTACTAGcattggattccacaggCAATCAGTTATAACTGAAGTAATGTGATTAAAATTTTGTTGTAACAACTATAACAAATGGTACATATCAACCATCATGCCTAAAATATTCTGTACCGATATTTGCCTGTTAATCGATCAATGATGCAGCCACTCCTTGGGCTACACCCAAGTATACCATAACAACGGCATACCGTTACACATTACCTTTATTTACTTTTCACTATTTCACAAATAGTATTATCTGTTCAACTGCTAAGAAGAGTTCTATTTTGTCACTATCAATCGGTGCCTTCCTTAAGGCAGCATTAGACATCCTGGTAACGTGTCTGGATTCTGTCTATGTCGAGATATAAGGCAACGGAATAATTGTAGCAGAACCAACTCATGTAGCCAGTATTGATCATTGTATGATAAACCAATACAATGTCAACTTCCACTGCACTAATAAATCAGTGGACTTTGGATTTTGTCCGTGCTGTGGACACTCGGGATGGCACGTTGCTAGCGCAGTTGATACGCCATCGTTGCGATAAGCTTAGGTATAATGTCGCCAGACAACTGGATGAGGTAATGAGACCATCATTGTGTCATATTTGACAGGCAACAATCGAAAATGACTGCTACCAAGTATTCCAGCGATTCGACGGGATATACGGAACAGAGATGAAACACTTTTTGACCCATTATACCAAAGTGGCGCTatgtatatcaaataaCGCTGCGCCCTGGGACgatatattgaagaagTCATTCAAACTAGTTGATATGTGGATGGACCTGTACTTATCCCAAACCAACATCGATTACAATTGGCTAGTTCCGTCTCTTCATACTCTCTGTAACCTGGTTTCCCGAATCGGTTTAATGGTGTGTTGTACTTGACACCGTAACCATATGCAGGCCGATCGTTCATCAGAAGATAGTGGAGAGGACGAAGACAAGGACAAGTATATGAAGCAGGTCCTTAGTAATATACGAAGTAAAATGGGTAGAGTCAGAGGTGACGTCACCAGGCACCCAGCCTATATCATACTGCTTTGCCATTCTATAAAGGGATGCATTCAGGTAGGAAGTCATTCTTAGGTGTTATCCTTCACAGCTTGGTAACATGCAAATGGCAGCCGGTTTCTTGAAGACTATTGAATCGCAGTGGGTGGAAATTAAACAGTGTTCAATCTGTTTAGCATTATCAACTACTCCAGGGCCTTCAGGGGGCCGCTAATCAACTATCGCTACTACCTCGGCAAGTTGCATATGCAAAAGGGGGATTATCAGGAGGTAGTAATATTAGAGAATATTGTATACTGCTCCAGGGCGATGAACATCTATCCTGGGCATTCTCAAATACATTGCCTAATTCCATCAAGATGAGGAAGTAGGTTTACAAAAGGTGAATTCACTGGATACAGGCAAATCCTGGAATGTATAGTAGTAGTCCGAATTGGCTTAGGTAAATTACCTTCAATGCAGCTACTACAAAAATATGACCTTGGGGCTTACTGTGATATTATACGTGCAGTCAAGCTTGGAGACATCAAGCTGTTCACAGAAACTATCGAGAGGCACTTTGATACATTCACCTCCCAGGGCACTGTGCTCTGTGTGGAGCAGCTTAAATACATCGCCTATCGCAGTCTTATCAAAAACGTAAAACAGTGGTGGAATACCAATGTTCCCGAATCTAAGCAGAACATGCTATCGGTTGAGTTGCTTACTCATGTACTCAAATGGCAGATGCCGTATATAACCGACCAAGAGATGCTATGCATATGTGTCAACCTGATTAGACGTGGGCTCATCAAAGGTTACGTATCCTGGGAGAGGTTGATGATTGTCTTTAGCAACATCGAACCTTTCCCACCCATTAGCTCATGTGTACTCTAAGGTTCCATTGGACATATAGGAGTCAACTTTCTAGTGAATAACATATCGTAATGATTCATCACAAAGTAGCATACGTAGGCAATGGGTATAcaacaaaatatatcatcgTTGGTGGCATTTCAATCATTTGTAGAGATCTACTGAGATTGGGACAATCACAGCACCTACAGAAGTAGGACTGAACGCAAGGTACCGTTATATGTCGCCCTTGAAAAACTCACTATTATACCGCACTTTGGAAAACGTGAGAGGATAGATATTGAGTGTTAAAGTAAATCTTGACATAAAAACTAATATTCGCTATACATGACACCATTTAATGTACAGGTGGtataaatgtataacaaTGCTGTATAGCGAGGTAGATCATTAGTGCAGTAGTGAGAGTGTATCTAACGGTATAACCAAGAGTCTAGGTTAGAGATTCACGTTAACATCTTCTTCGGGTGAGGTCTAATTAACGACCACAAGATGATAAATCACTCAGTCGACAGTGGCCCTATATTGGAGTGTGTTCATTGTCAATATTGACTAACCATATGGAAGATAGCGGTTAATGTATAGTACCTCCTTGGCACTCTTCCAGTAGTGTTGGTGATTTCTTTAGAATTAATTCCTACATTCCATTTAATCATTACAGGCACTCTTTTATAGCTGAGTGTTGCAATTTGTTATAATAGGGTCTATGGGTTGTCATTCCATCTGCAGATATGATAACCAGGATAACGATGACTGCTAGGTCATGAAGGGTGCTATTGAATCACTCTCCTAGTGATTAACTCCCCTAGACACCATCTCCACTGTACTTATCCCTGAGATGTATCACGGATCAACTACAGCATCGATATTCATTAAACCTATTCACAACCCTG contains:
- a CDS encoding PCI domain family protein, whose protein sequence is MSTSTALINQWTLDFVRAVDTRDGTLLAQLIRHRCDKLRYNVARQLDEATIENDCYQVFQRFDGIYGTEMKHFLTHYTKVALCISNNAAPWDDILKKSFKLVDMWMDLYLSQTNIDYNWLVPSLHTLCNLVSRIGLMADRSSEDSGEDEDKDKYMKQVLSNIRSKMGRVRGDVTRHPAYIILLCHSIKGCIQLGNMQMAAGFLKTIESHIINYSRAFRGPLINYRYYLGKLHMQKGDYQEGDEHLSWAFSNTLPNSIKMRKQILECIVVVRIGLGKLPSMQLLQKYDLGAYCDIIRAVKLGDIKLFTETIERHFDTFTSQGTVLCVEQLKYIAYRSLIKNVKQWWNTNVPESKQNMLSVELLTHVLKWQMPYITDQEMLCICVNLIRRGLIKGYVSWERLMIVFSNIEPFPPISSCVL